A single Oryzias melastigma strain HK-1 linkage group LG24, ASM292280v2, whole genome shotgun sequence DNA region contains:
- the LOC112157762 gene encoding potassium voltage-gated channel subfamily F member 1, with amino-acid sequence MWGIQRSRYADCNGSEASEEAEIVVNIGGVKQVLYGEVLNRYPDTRLAELLDSQSSEEISSLCDDYDPETGEYYFDRDPEAFKCIIELYYYGEIHMKKGICPICFMKEMEFWKIGSDFLDECCKSHLKEVEDELAEIAERVRTILVDREGDPSAGGWQRFQISVWRLMEKPESSLPAHVIAIVSFIFILISSVVMCVGTIPELQVPDSEGNLTEHPTLEVIETVCICWFTVEYLLRLISSPNQIKFFFSFMNIIDFMAIMPFFVVLILTSIGAGVMELANVQQAVQALRIMRIARIFKLARHSSGLQTLTSALKSSLKELGLLLMYMGVGVFLFSALGYTMEQNHPDTLFTSIPQSFWWAVITMTTVGYGDVYPKTTLGRCNAAISFLCGVIAIALPIHPIINNFVLFYNKQQVLDTAAKHEIELMALRTGELEAPPGEHKHICGAAGWDESTRTCHSDTHIPVLKDGSRGGAGFQPQTMETSFDNTSAESSDNYLS; translated from the coding sequence ATGTGGGGGATCCAGAGATCTCGGTACGCGGACTGTAACGGATCCGAAGCCAGCGAGGAAGCGGAGATTGTGGTGAACATTGGCGGAGTGAAACAGGTGCTCTACGGGGAGGTGTTGAACCGCTACCCGGACACCCGGCTGGCGGAGCTGCTGGACTCCCAATCCTCCGAAGAAATCTCATCTTTGTGTGACGATTACGACCCGGAGACAGGAGAGTATTATTTTGATAGAGACCCAGAGGCGTTTAAGTGCATCATTGAGTTGTATTATTATGGAGAGATCCACATGAAAAAGGGGATTTGTCCTATTTGCTTCATGAAGGAGATGGAATTTTGGAAAATCGGTTCGGATTTCCTGGATGAATGCTGCAAAAGCCACCTGAAGGAGGTGGAGGACGAACTTGCAGAGATTGCAGAGAGAGTGAGAACTATCCTGGTGGACAGAGAAGGAGATCCGTCCGCTGGAGGCTGGCAGCGCTTCCAGATCTCCGTCTGGAGGCTGATGGAGAAGCCGGAGTCCTCGCTTCCCGCGCACGTTATTGCAatagtttctttcattttcatcctCATCTCCTCCGTGGTGATGTGCGTGGGGACCATTCCGGAGCTGCAGGTGCCGGACTCGGAGGGGAACCTCACCGAACACCCAACTTTGGAGGTGATCGAGACCGTGTGCATCTGCTGGTTCACTGTTGAATATCTGCTGCGCCTGATCTCCTCtccaaaccaaatcaaattcttcttctccttcatgaACATCATCGACTTCATGGCCATCATGCCTTTCTTCGTGGTGCTGATCCTGACATCAATCGGCGCGGGTGTGATGGAGCTGGCCAACGTGCAGCAGGCGGTGCAGGCTTTACGCATAATGCGCATTGCGCGCATTTTTAAGCTGGCTCGACATTCGTCTGGACTCCAGACCCTCACATCTGCCCTCAAGAGCAGCTTGAAGGAGCTCGGACTCCTGCTGATGTACATGGGCGTTGGGGTGTTTCTCTTCTCCGCTTTGGGCTACACTATGGAGCAGAACCACCCGGACACGCTGTTCACCAGCATCCCTCAGTCGTTCTGGTGGGCTGTGATCACCATGACCACCGTCGGGTATGGAGACGTGTACCCCAAAACCACTTTAGGTCGGTGCAACGCCGCCATCAGCTTTCTATGTGGAGTCATCGCCATCGCGCTGCCCATACATCCCATCATCAACAATTTCGTCCTGTTCTACAACAAGCAACAGGTCCTGGACACGGCGGCCAAGCACGAGATCGAACTGATGGCGCTGCGCACCGGGGAGCTGGAGGCTCCTCCCGGGGAGCATAAACACATCTGCGGCGCAGCGGGGTGGGACGAGTCTACGCGCACCTGTCACAGCGACACCCACATACCTGTGCTTAAGGATGGCAGCAGGGGAGGGGCGGGCTTTCAACCCCAAACCATGGAAACGAGCTTTGACAACACCTCAGCTGAGAGCTCTGACAATTACCTCTCCTGA